GACTCGGGCGAGCACGCCTTCGCCAATCAGATCGAGGCACTGATCGCCGCCGGTCACGAGGTCATAGCCCCCGACCAGGTCGGCCAGGGCCGCACCCCGGACCTGCCGGGGCCGCTCTCCTACACGGCGATGATGCAGGACACCGCCGCCCTGCTGGAGCAGTTGCGTCTCCCGCCCAGCGCCGTCGTGGGCTTCAGCGACGGCGGCATCCTGGGCCTGATGCTCGCCGCCCGCTATCCGGAACTGGTCGAGCGCCTGGCCGTGAGCGGCGTCAACCTCTCACCCGCCGGCCTGCCACAGGACCACCTGGACGCACTCCAGGCCGACAGCGACGCGGCCGGTCCCGCGGCGCGCGAAGAGTTGGGGGCCAAGCTGCGCAAACTCTGGCTGCACTCCCCCACCGCGGACGAATTGAGCCCCGCCCTGCTCGCCGCGATCCGCCACCCGGTGCTGGTGATGGCCGGCGACCAGGACCTGGTCCGGCTCGAGCACACCCTGGTCATCTACCAGACCCTGCCCAGAGCGCAGCTCTTCATCCTGCCGGATACCGGGCACGGGACCTTCGACACCCGGGCGGGCCTGGTCAATCCGGTGTTACTCCAATTCCTGGCGCGGTCGTAGGGTCCGCTGTGCGGACCGGCGGCGGCCGTAGGAACTCCGGATAACTTTGCACCCACACAACAGACCGGAGGTCGAGGCTTCAGCCAGATGCGGCGCCGCTGTCCGCTAAAGCGTCGGCCTCCGGTCGAATCGCCCCGGCCATCGTCGGTCGAGCCTCCCGGGCCGGATGGGGCATGCGCCCCGTCCGAAACCGGGCTGGACGGGGCATTCGCCCCGTCCGAAACGTTTTCTCGCTCCCAAGCAAAACGGCCTGGTGTTACTTGACGCCCTTGACGACCAGCTCGCTGGTGACGGATTTCACCTGGTTGACGCGAGCGGCGAGCGCAGTAGCCCGCTCGATGCTCTGCGGTGAATCCACCTCGCCGCTGAGCCGGACCACACCGTCGGTGGTGGTCACATGGATCTGCAAGACCTTAAGCAGTGGATCACCCAGTATCTCCGCCTTGATCTTGGCGGTGATCGCGGCGTCGTCCAGATAGTCTCCGGTCTTGGCGGCCTTCTCGCCGAGCGCCTCCTTGGCCTCCTGCATCTTCGTTCCGGTCTTTTCAATCATCTGATCGATTGATTTCCCCGCATCCTCGGCGGTTGCCGCCTGTACCAATCCAGCCACTGCCAACATCAGGGCCGGGAAGCCGACGCTCGCAAGCCGTCTGTGAAATAGATTCATCTTCAATCTCCTCTCGTGTTGTGTGTTTGCCTGTCAGAAAATCCGAATCACCCATCAGCAACGGCGCTTGATTCGGTGGACTGCGCCAGCGCTTGTCCACCCTAGGGCTGCAATCTCAATCAAGGCGCAGGAGTACGACGGGCGAGGGCCGGTGCGTGCAGCTACCTCATGAACAGCGCGATCAGAATGATGATCGGAATGGGGACGCCAAGGAACCACAGGAGCAACGAGCGCATGATAATCTCCGCGGGTTAAATTGCAGGCGGCGGTGAGAAGTCACGCTGCCGTCCGCCGTAGATGGCCACCAGGCTGGCACAGAAGGCCCCGGCGAGCAGCGAGACGAAGAGCCACAGTGAGGCATCGGCGGTCGCTTTGCGCGCCGTATCGGCAGCCTCTGTTGCCGTGGTTTGCGCCTCCCGCAACGTCGCCTGCAGGCGCGCGAAGGCTTCGGTGACCCGCTGCTCGGCGGCGGCTTGCGTCAGGCCGGTGCGCAGCGCGACGACCTGACCGACATAGCGAGTGTCTTGCTCCGGCATAGTCCCCGCCCGGATGTCATTGATGAAGATGCGGGCCACTTCCGCCGCGGGTTGCTCCGCGGCACTGGCTGCCAGGGCATCACGTCGGTCGGGCACAGCGGCGGCAGGCGCTGCGTTCAGGTCCTTGCGGAACAGGGAATCGACGAAATAGCCCATTGGACCACCCTCGCGGTCGGACTCTGCCATCGTGGTCGCTGCGACTGCCGTACCGGCGTCCTGCGCGGCGCCGACTTGAATGCCACTGCCGACGATGGACGTAATGACGGAAGCCAGTAGCGCGGCGGTCGCCAGCGAGGCGATGGCCCAGGCCAGAAAGCCATGCGCGGTGTCGCGGAAATAGACCTCGTCCGCCGGGACCGCGATCCAGCGCGTTCTCAGCCGGCCGGCAAGATAGCCGCCCAGCGCGGAAGCAAGGATCTGCGTGAAGATCACCCACAGGATGGTGGAGACACCGAAGGTATTCGCGCTGATCCCCCGATTCATCCAGGGCGACACCGCGGACAAACCCAGACCGGTTCCCAAGATCAACAGGATCAGCGACAGCGCGGCGGCCGCCGCGGCACCGGCCAGGATGGCGCCCCAGGCCACGGCGCTGGCGCCGGCTTGCAGGGCATCCGGTTCGACACCGGGCGCGAGGCGTCCATTTTCAAATCGATTGAGGACGACGGCTTGCGAGCTGGGCATGGTGAATCCTCGTGGTGATGACTATCGCAAGTGGAGAGCATGGAACCGGGGCCGCCGCGCATCTGTACGCCAGGGCACATAGCGGCAAGGATCTTCTGTTCGCTGCACAGTGTCGGCGCTTCCAGACCTAACGGTGCCCGGCCGCTGCTGCAAACGGTGCCTGTGCCCCTCTCCTACCACTGTCGGTAGTGCTAAAAGGCAACGCAAACACCTACCTGCCCCGACTCACCCGCATCTACCCGCACGACTCGCCCATCCACGACCCGCCCCTCGCGCCAGGCATCGGGCTTGGCGGCAGCGTCGGCTGGAGCAGCGGGTAACACGAGGGCAAAGCTGATTGGTTGATCCACCACCATCCGGCGATTCGTCTCGAAATACGCGCCCGAACCACTGATGTTGCGCGTGATGGCGTCGCAGTCAGCCAGCAGGACCGGATAGCGCAGCGGGCGGCGCACGGCGCAACGACGGTTATCGACGGCAAGCAGGGTCTTGGAAGTGGTGGGTATCATGACTTGGCGCTCGGGAATTCATGGATCAGGTACGGTAGGCCGGGCAGCGTGCGGCGGTCTGTTCGCTGAGCCACGCAGGGCAGTGGGTCGCCGCGCAGTGCCTTGAGATACCACTTATCGATGGAAGCCGGCGGCTCGCGCCGGCTTGGAGGGGGATCGGAACTGATGTGGTGACCGCGATCCCGGGTACGCTGTCGTTGTCGTTGTCGTAATCGAATAATCCGACCACGATTACGACAACGACAACGACGCCCGGTCCGTGAGAACGTCCGGTAGGGCCGTAGGGTCCGCTGTGCGGACCAGCAACCTCGCGGCAAGCAAGTCGGCAGAGTCACCAATGCCCCGCCCGCCCAGACCCCACTCAGCGCCGCCGATGTAACTCAACCGCCCTGGACGCCGCCCCCCAGGGTCTCCTCCAGGTCCTTGTGGTCTTTCAGCAAGGCGCCGAGATAGGGCATCCGCGTCAGGTCCTGGTCCTTCAGCGCCTGCTCCAGGCGGCTGCGCTCCACCCCCATGGCGAGCGCCAGCACGCGCAGCCACAGCAGCAGCTCGCCGGTCGCCGGACGCTTGCGCAGGCTGCGCCGGCGGATGGCGAGAAAGGCGCGGATGGCAAGCTCCGTCAGCTCGGGGCCGAGCGGGTCGAACTGCCCGGCGCGCACGGCCATCGCCTTCCGGACGACCTCGGGGTCGAAGGCGATGTGGTGATAGACACAGCGGCGCAGGAAGGGCTCCGGCAGGCGCCGTTCGCTGTTGGAGGTAATGAAGAGGATGGGCGCCAAGGTGCGCTCCGGGCGGATGCGCTCGCCGGTCTCGACCACCAGGAACTCCATCTGGTCCAGTTCGTGGAGCAGGTCATTCGGAAAGTCCCGGGGCGCCTTGTCGATCTCGTCGATCAGGAGCACCGCCGGGCGGCCCTGCTCACGGCCGTCGTCGAAGGCCTGCCACAGGGCACGGGGCTCCACATACTTGCTCTTGTCCAGCGGCGTCCGGTCCGCCCGGATATTGCTCAGATGGGCATCGTGGAAATAGCGCACCGTGTCGAAGTGGTAGAGCAGTTCGCCGGCGGTAGTCTCGGACTTGACCTGGAAGTGGAAGACCCGGGTACCGAGCCGGTGCGCCGCGTAATAGGCGGCCTGGGTCTTGCCGGTGCCGGGCTCGCCGGTGATCAGCAGCGGCTCCGCGACCGCGATGGCCGCGTTCATCGCCGTCACCAGGGCCTCGCCGGGGATGAAGAAGGGCGCCTCGGCGGCGAGCGAGCGGTCGGTGGTCACCCCCGGGCGACGGCTGAGCACGGCCGGGTCCGGCAGCGGCCCATCGGTGTCCGGGCGGATCAGGTTGAATGGATAATCCGGGTTCAATAGTCGTCCTCCTCTTCGGCGGTCGCGGGGGGGCCCGGCTCCGGCTCGGTCCAGGCGCGGTCCATCAGGGACCGCAGCTTCTCCACGGTCTGATCGTAGTTGCCTTCGGTGGCAACCAGTATCTGCCCCAGGACCTTCTCGGTCAGCCGCCGGGCGTGGGGAATGCGGTGGGTCTGCACAAAGGTCAGCAGGTGGTGCGGGGCCAGGCGCTCCAGTTCGTCCAGCAGTTGAAACACGGTCTCCTCCAGACGCAGTTCCAACAGGCCCTGTCGGCGCACCGACTCGCGAAACCCGGGCGGTTTCTCCACCACGAAGGAGATACCGACCAACAGGAACTGGCCCTCGTCCAGCAGGCCCGCAAGGCGGTGGTCGAGCCATTGGAGATACTGGCGCAGACGCCCCGGATCGATCAGGCGCTTGCCCAGGACCGGCTGATGGCGCAGATAGACCAGCACCCGCGCGCCATAGCCGCCCTCCGCGCGCTGCCGGATGCGCGCCGGGACCTCGTCCAGCCCCTGGACACCGAAGGCCTCACAGAGCATATCCTCAAAAGAACGTGCCGGGTCCGCCAGGTCATCGGGCCAGCGCGGCGCGATCTCCAGCAGTCGGGCGCTGTCCAGGTCCTCACGCAGTTGCACGTTCAGCCGGGTGTGGAACAGGTCCACGCCCTCCCCCGCCCGCCCGTACCAGACGAAGGCATGACAGCGCGGACGCCCCTCGCGCACCATGCGGCGCGCCTCGCCGGCCACCGTGTGGTATTGGCTCACGCGGTCGATCTTCAGATGCCAATAGGGGTCGTGGTCGGCCGCCAGGCGGACCCCGGGGGGCTCCGAATGCCAGGTGCCGTAGCCCGCGTGCAGCACCGGGGTCATCCAGCGGGCATCCGCCAGCGACAGGTCCGGGCCGCTGCGCCGGGCATAGAGGGTCGCGAGCGCGCGGTGCGGGGACTCGCCCTTGAGCAGCAGGGCGTCCCAGAGGGCCAGGGCCTGACCGCGGGCGGCGGCGATCATCGCCACGGTGCGATTGGTGACCACGGCCGGGATGCAGCGGGCGAGTTGGCGCCCGGCCCCCAGCAGGCCGCCCGCGTCCCCCTGGCAGCAGTTGATATAGGCCAGGAGCGGCGGGGTCTCCAGGTTGCCGAGTACCTGCGCCAGATCGGCCACCGGGCGGTCGTCCCGGCGGCCTTGCGCATCGGCGAACACCAGCCGGGTGCTCTCCAGGCCAGTGGCCAATCCATGGCCGTAGTAGTAGACCAGTTCGGGGCGGAAGTCGCGGCACTGCGTCAGAAACGCCTCCCAGGTCCGCGCCACCTGCAACTGACGGCCCTGCC
The DNA window shown above is from Candidatus Thiodictyon syntrophicum and carries:
- a CDS encoding alpha/beta fold hydrolase, with translation MDRCPNCRARREDGETCRRCGMELAPLLALEQAGDELIRRALGQVAGGEVPAAVRALEEARTLHPDPFIDRLLGFAQTVQDQPPRADADRGRWAQVNGHPLYYLRAGTGAPVLLLHGGGDSGEHAFANQIEALIAAGHEVIAPDQVGQGRTPDLPGPLSYTAMMQDTAALLEQLRLPPSAVVGFSDGGILGLMLAARYPELVERLAVSGVNLSPAGLPQDHLDALQADSDAAGPAAREELGAKLRKLWLHSPTADELSPALLAAIRHPVLVMAGDQDLVRLEHTLVIYQTLPRAQLFILPDTGHGTFDTRAGLVNPVLLQFLARS
- a CDS encoding BON domain-containing protein, with the protein product MNLFHRRLASVGFPALMLAVAGLVQAATAEDAGKSIDQMIEKTGTKMQEAKEALGEKAAKTGDYLDDAAITAKIKAEILGDPLLKVLQIHVTTTDGVVRLSGEVDSPQSIERATALAARVNQVKSVTSELVVKGVK
- a CDS encoding AAA family ATPase; the protein is MNPDYPFNLIRPDTDGPLPDPAVLSRRPGVTTDRSLAAEAPFFIPGEALVTAMNAAIAVAEPLLITGEPGTGKTQAAYYAAHRLGTRVFHFQVKSETTAGELLYHFDTVRYFHDAHLSNIRADRTPLDKSKYVEPRALWQAFDDGREQGRPAVLLIDEIDKAPRDFPNDLLHELDQMEFLVVETGERIRPERTLAPILFITSNSERRLPEPFLRRCVYHHIAFDPEVVRKAMAVRAGQFDPLGPELTELAIRAFLAIRRRSLRKRPATGELLLWLRVLALAMGVERSRLEQALKDQDLTRMPYLGALLKDHKDLEETLGGGVQGG